Genomic window (Lewinellaceae bacterium):
AGTACACCGTCAGTGGCGAGGTGAAAAGCGAGAGTGGCGAACCCCTGATCGGGGTATCCATCATCGTAAAAGGCTCCACTACCGGCACGGTGACTGATTTCAACGGGAATTTCAATATTAACGTAAAGCAAGACCCGGCCATCCTCGAATTTTCCTACACAGGTTTCAAATCAGTTGAAATGCCAGTCTCTTCCTCCAACAACTCCGTGAATGTTGCGTTGGAAGAAGACGTAGCCAATCTCGACGAGGTAGTGGTAACCGGCCTGGCGACTTCCATCAAAAGGACAAACCTGGCCAACGCCGTTGAGCAGATCAATGCCCGGGAACTCACCGGCGTGACACCTCAACAAACCATGGACGGCGCCCTTTACGGAAAGTTCAAAGGCGCCGACATCTCCGCCAACTCCGGCTCACCCGGCGGCGGCATTTCCATCAAACTGCGGGGCATCACCTCCCTGACGGCCAACTCTCAGCCACTGTTCATCATTGATGGCGTCTACGTCGACAACTCTGCCGTTAAAGCTGGTTTTGACGTAGTGTCCAAGTCCCAGGCGGGTGGCAGCCAGAACATTCAGGACGACCCGTCCAACCGGATTGCCGATATTCCCCTGGATGATATTGAGACCATCGAAATCCTGAAAGGCGCTTCCGCCGCCGCCATTTACGGCTCGCGCGCCGGCGCCGGCGTGGTCATCATCACCACCAAGCGAGGCAAAGCCGGCAGAACCCGGGTCAACCTCACGCAATCCGTGGGCTTCAACACCCTGCTCAACCCGCTTGGCCAGCGCAGCTTTGACGCCGCTAAAGTGGAAGCCTCCTTTGGCGCCGATGAAGTGCCTGTTTTCCAGGCTGCGCAAAGCAGTGGCAAAATCTTTGACTACGAAAAAGAACTATACGGCAATACAGGGGCCATCTCCAACACCAACGTTAGCATGAGCGGCGGTAGCGACAAAACCCAGTTCTACGGCGGTTTCAGCTACCGCGACGAAGAGGGCATCGTGCTGGGGACTGGCTACCGCAAGGCCAGCGCCCGCCTGAACCTGGACCATGAGTTGTTCAATTTCTTCGACATTAAACTCAGCAGCGTTTACATCAACTCTTCGGCGGACCGCGGATATTTCAACAACGACAACTCCGGTACTACCCTGGGTATCTCCTACGTCTCCACGCCGCCCTGGGCCGACCTCTTCGCCGATGCAAACGGCAACTTCCCCAACAACCCTTACGCCGGCGGCAACTTCCTGCAGACGGCCAGCCAGGTTACCAACAATGAATCGGTCGACCGCTTCATCGTCGGCGGCATTGGCGAGGCGCGCCTGCTGACGACCGACAACAACGCCCTGCGCCTCATCATTCGCGGGGGAACCGACTACTATACCCTCGGCACGAAGGCCCTCTTTCCGCGCACCCTCCAGTTCCAGAAAGACGGAAACGGCACCGATGGAGCGGCTATCGTCGGCAATACGCTGAACACGAACTCCAACTTCGCCGCCTTCCTCGTACACTCCTTATTTACAGATTCAGGCATCAGCTTCACGACCCAAGCCGGCGTGACTGCCGAAAACTTCAACCAGAACACGATCCGCTCAACGGCCACCTTCCTGGTGGGTTCTCAAACCAACCTCGACCAGGCCAGCTCCATAGTGGCCGAACAAAACCGCGTCATACAAAAGGACCGTGGATTCTTTGTCCAGGAGGAAGTCAATTTCGAGGACAAGGTCATCGCTACCGTTGGCCTGCGTGGAGATAAATCCTCCAACAACGGCGACCCGAACAAACTCTATTATTACCCCAAGGCATCTCTGGCACTCAACCTTCATGAGTTCGGCTTCTGGAATTCCGGCAACATCAATCAGTTCAAACTGCGCGGCGCCTTCGGCCAATCCGGAAATTTCCCGGTCTTCGGAGCAATTTACAACTCTCTGGAAGCTACGATAATCGACGGCCGCACCGGATCGCTGATCGCCACCCGCCGGGGCAACAAAGAACTGGGCCCGGAACGCCAAACCGAAGTGGAAGTGGGTTTTGACCTGGGCCTGCTCAACAGTAAGCTGGTCCTGGACGCCACTTACTACGTCAAAAATATCGACGACCTGGTACTGGACGTGAACGTTCCTACTTCCTCTGGATTTCTTCGCCAATGGACTAATGTAGGCTCTCTGGGCAACCAGGGCGTAGAAATAGGGCTGACTGCCAACCCCTACAACAGCCGTACTTTCAGCTGGCTGAGCCGCACGGCTTTCTGGTTGAACCGGGCCGAGGTGACCACCCTGACGGTTCCCGCCTATAATATCGGAGCATTCGGCGCTACCCTGGGCACCTACCGCATCGAAGAGGGAAAAAGCCCGACTCAGCTGGTCGGCATCACCGATAACCCCAACGCCGAAGGCGGCCTTGAGGTGTTTGGCGACGCCACGCCAGACTTCCAGATGTCCTTCATGAACGCCTTCAGTTTCGGAAGGCTGGAATTTTCGTTCCTCATTCATTGGAAAGCCGGGGGCGAAAATGTCAACCTCACCTCCCTGCTGTCTGACCTTAGCGGCACCAGCCCGGATTACGATGAAAAGAACCTCGACCCCAACGGGCAACTGTCCAACGGCGATTATCGCCAGGCGCAACTGGGCGTAACGGCTCAGCCCTGGGTCGAAGATGCCTCCTACATGCGCGTTCGGGAGATCGGCTTGTCCTACTCTATCCCCAGAGGCTTGCTGGGCGATATTGCCGACCTTAAGATTGGCCTGTCCGGCCGTAACCTGATCAATGTATTTAACTACAACAGTTACGACCCTGAAGTGTCCAACTTCGGCTCTAACGCCATTTCTTCCGCAGTGGAGGTGACCCCCTTCCCGTCGGCAAAAACGTTTTATTTCAACGTCAGCGCCACTTTCTAAAATGTGGCCTGTAAAAGCGACACGCATTTTTCCGGAACCCTTGTTCCGGTTGAAACTTAAAAACGAAAATTATGCAATTCCATATAAAGAAAACGATCCTCTGCGGCCTGGCGCTACTCAGCCTGGGCCTGTTCTCCTGCGAGCTCAGCGAGATTCCGGATCCCAACAACCCCTCCCTTGAAATTATTTCAGAGGATGCCACCATAGGCGAAATACAGAACCTGGTGGACGGCATCGAATCTTACATGCGCGACCGCCACGCCACTTACTTTGACGGCGTCGGGATGATCGGCCGGGAGTATTACCGCTTTTCCAACTCCGACCCGCGTTTTACCTCCGACTTGCTGGGCAAGGGCAGTGCTGTGCTCGACAATAATACCTTCTACACGACCAACACCTTCGCTTCGCGCTACCGGGTGGTTAAAAATGCCAACATACTGATCACCGCCATTCAGAACACCTCAGCAGCAGTGACGCCCGAACAGGTGAGTTCCACCCTGGGCTATGCCAAGACCATCAAGGCCCACGAACTGCTGATGGTGCTCAACCAGCAGTACAACAACGGGGTGCGGGTCGATGTATCCGACCCCGACAACCTGGGGCCATTCCTGGGTTACACCGAATCGCTAAACGCCATCAAGGCGCTGCTGGATGAGGCACGGGAAGACCTCAATAAAGGGGGAGCCGACTTCCTGTTCCTGCTCAATTCCGGATATGCCGACGCCAGTGTGGCCGGCTTCCTTCAGTTCAACCGCGCCCTGGCCGCACGGGTAGACGCTTACCGGCAGGACTGGAGTGGCGTGATCAGCGACCTGGAGGCCTCTTTCTTCGATATGAACGGCGATTTTGATCTTGGCGTTTACTTTGTTTTCTCCACTGCCGGCGGCGACCAGCTCAATGGCATGTGGTACCCGCCCAACGCTACGGGTGAACTGCGTGTAGCCCATCCTTCTTACCTGGACGACCTGCGCGCGGGCGATACCCGCGCCAGCAAAGTCCGGGCAAGAACTGAAACTGCTACGCTCGACGACCTCAGCAGCGATTACGATGTGAATGTCTACGCCAGCAACACCTCGTCCATCGCCAGAATCCGCAACGAAGAACTGATCCTGCTCTACGCCGAAGCCCGCATACAGCTGGATCAGCCAACCGAAGCCATCATGGCGCTCGACGTCATCCGCAATGCTTACAACCTCGGCGATTATGCCGGCGCTACCAGCAAAGACGCCCTGCTGGATGAGCTGCTCTACCAGCGCCGCTACTCTCTCTACGGAGAAGGGCATCGCTGGATCGACATGCGCCGCTACAACCGGCTAAATGACCTGCCCCTCGACCGCGCAGGCGACGACGTATGGGAACAGTTCCCCCGGCCGATGACGGAGAATGAAGGGTAATTCTTACTCCGGAAAAGCCTGATTTAACACCACGCAGAGGCACGGAGACGCGGAAAATTGAGGCGAAATGCCTCAAAACCCTCTGCGCCTTTGCGCCTCTGCGTGGTATTATGCTGCCTGCATGGCGCTAACCACTCCTCTCTTGTGTTTTTAGCAGGCCTATTTTAACCCAATTATTCTCAGGAATTCCTATCTTTGCCCCTCCGGGCAGGTTTTGCCCGGGCTCTCCACTTGCCCACGCACCCTTAACTCACTCAAGCATTGGAATAAGCAGCGCCTTAAAGCACAAAACCATCCAAGCCATGAAGAAGGAACTGATCACCTTTGTGGGGCTGATCGTTTTGACAACGGCCAGCCTTCGCGCTCAAAATTGTAACGAAACCCTGAATGCAGGCGCCGATGCGGCCGTCTGCCAGGCTGGAGAAAACGTACCCCTCAACGCCAGCTTCAGCGGGGGCGCGCCCCTATCGGTTAGCTGGGCGCCGGCAGATGGCCTGTCCAGTACCAACAGCTTGCAAACCACAGCGACGGTCAACGCCACTACCACGTATACGCTAACGGTCCGGTCGGTAACTTCTCAGAACCTCATCTTCAACGGCAACTTCAGCGCCGGAGACAACGGCTTCGACAGCGACTACATCTACGGCACGGGCGGCTCCGTCGGCCTGCTGACCCAGGAAGGCCAGTACGCCATCGCCACCAACCCCCGGAATACGCACAACCAGTTCGTCAATTGCGGCGACCACACCGGCGGCAACGGCAACATGATGGTGGTCAACGGCTCCGGCATGCCCGACAGCGTATGGTGCCAGACGGTCACGGTTCAACCCAATACCGAATACGCCTTCAGCGCCTGGGTGACTTCTGTAGTATCCCAGAACCCGGCCGACCTGCAGTTCTTCATCAACGGCTTTCCGCTGGGCACGCAGTACGATGCCGCTCCGAACACCTGCAACTGGCAGCAATTCTCCCAGTTCTGGGCCTCCGGCGGCGCCACTTCGGCCCGCATCTGCATCGTCAATGTCAACGAAAACCCCGCAGGCAACGACTTTGCCCTCGACGATATCACGTTCAACCCGGTTTGCGAATACCAGGATTCCGTCACCCTCACCCTGGAATCTCCGCCGCCCGCACCGGTGGTGAGCTGCAGCAGCACCACCGCTTCGGTGCAGATCACCTGGCCCTCCATTGCAGAGGCCAATGGCTATGATGTAAACGTGCTAAATGGCCCGGCCGGAGTTTTTGTCAACGACACCACCTACCTGGTACAGGGGCTGGACCCGGACACGCCGGTAGATTTCCAGGTGGAAGCGCTGAGTGGCAACTCCTGCGAAAACACCCGGGTTGTTGTCAGTTGCAGCAGCGACCCCTGCCCTGAGCTGACGGTCGCCCTCGATGGGCCTTCCGCCGTTTGCCTGGGGGATGAGGCAGTTTTCACCATCGGCATCAACACGAGCAGCATGGGGCCGTTTTCGGTTACCGTCGACCCGGGGCAGTTCCCTTTCACCCTGAACGATCTGGCGCCCGGGGCCACCGATTTTTCCTTCAGCCCGCCCCAATCCTTCTCGCTGAATCTGGTTTCCATCGTCGATAACAGCGCGCCTAATTGTGTCTTTTCCAACCTGCCCCCTACCCTATCCATAGCCGTCAACCTGCCCGCCAATGCAGGCCTCGGCGGCCAGGCGGAAGCCTGCGCCGGCGCGGAAACCCTCTTTCAACTGCAGGACATCCTCACCGGGGAAGACGCCGGAGGGACGTGGACGGATATTTCGACGGCGCCTGCCGGCAATGCCTTCAACCCGGCGGCGGCAACGGCCGACCCTGCTCAGCTGCCTCCCGGCAACTATACTTTTCAGTACACGGTAGACAGCCCTGCCGGCTGCCCCTCCAGCGCCAGCGAGGTGGAGATCAACGTGCTTCCCAATCCGGTAGCGGACGCCGGGCCGGCACAGGCCCTCGACTGTGGGGCTACGGCCGTCGCCCTCGGCGGAACAGCCACCAGCGAAGGGCCTGAATTCCAGTACGCCTGGGAAGTGATTGAAGGCGCCGCGCTCAGCGACCCGTCCAGCGCCACGCCCGAAGCCATGGCGCCCGGGCGCTACGCCCTGCTGGTCATCAACCAACAGACCGGCTGCCGCGCCAGCGATACGACCGCCGTCGACGAGCAGGTCACTTTCCCCGAACCGCAACTTTCGGCATTTACAGGCGACTGTTTCGTTCAGGGCCAGGCGGTGATCAGCGTAGACTCGGTCAGCAATGGCGTAGGCCCCTTCCTGTTCAGCTTGGACGGAGAGAACTACAGCGCCTCGCCCCAGTTTTTCAACCTCTCCGAAGGCAACTATACCGTATACGTCATCGACGGCAACCAATGTGACGGCAGCGCCGAGATAACGATCCAGGGCGACAGCCAACTGGAAGTCAGCCTCGTCGCCCGCTCCAACGACGGCGATCCACGCATTTCTCTGGGCGACAGCCTGCTGCTGGAAGCGGTGATCAACCGCGATTCCAACGGCATTGACTCTATTTCCTGGTTTCCGGCGCCGCTGGATTGCAAAAACTGCCTGAAGCCTTTCGTCAATCCGAAAAGCACCACTACCTACACCGTCACCGTTACCGACGTCAACGGCTGCCGCGCCTCGGCCAACTTCACGGTTTTTGTAGAACAAAAATTCCGCTACTACATCCCCAATGCCTTCTCGCCCAACGAGGATGGCCGCAACGATGTGTTTTTCGTGAATACCGGCCCGGAGTTCCAGCGCATCCTCACCCTCCGTATCCTGGACCGCTGGGGCAATATGGTGTACAACCAGGAAGACTTCCCGCCCAACGACCCTTCATTTGGCTGGGATGGCCAGTTCAGGGGCGAACTGGCGCCGGCCGGCGTTTACGCTTTCGTCGCGGAGCTGGAGCTGGTCACCGGGCAGGTGATTGTGGAGAATGGGGCGTTGACGGTGGTGTATTGAAAGCAACCGGTCAATTGGCCACCGGCCTAAGGCTGGACAAGTTCGAAGGTCAATTGTTCGGAGTTCAAGGATCGACAGCCCTCGGCAACCCATTGACTGCCAAAACTATCCAGTGCCAGACTGGTAGCCGGTCAACGAACAACAGGCAACGGACAACGACCCGTGTGGCCAATGTTAGACAGGTAGCCGGTCAATTCATTAAACTATTGGCTTTCAGGTATATACAGGAATTTCTTTGGTCAATAACCATGTTGAACCGCTTTAAAACGGCGCCTCCTATCACACTCATTTTTTGCCTTCCGATGGACCCCTCGAAGAAGCCGACGGGAACGTCTGAAAGCGTTGTGTTCCCGAGGGTAAAGGAAGGCAATATCGCCTTTTTCGTTTTTAGAATATTGCCATAGGAGTCCTTCAATTCGCTTTCCTCCACAATTTCCAGTTGGCCCCCAATGCCATTCCCGCGCACAAAGGCGTCATCCAATAAAAGGGCGCCGCCGAAGCCGGAATGGATCAAAAACCTGTTGCTATAAACGTTATCCCCAATCCTGCCGGCCCCTTCGATAAACATCAACCCATTCTCCATTGTGAGGTTTAACTTTTCATTGTCTTCGCCGATCTCCGGAAGGGAAGGGTGAATAACCATAAAATGCTCATCGAAATTGATTTCTATAACTTTATCCTGAAACAGGTCGGGCCCAAATTTCCCGTCCGTCATCGGCCCTGAATTTTCATTTTCCCAGATGGTTATCTGCTCCCATTTGAGGTTGCCGATCTGCAGAGAGTTGCCGTCGCCGAATCTCGAAGCATGCTCCCCGCCCCAGCTTTTTACGGTATCTGCCTGATTCAGTTTTAAACTGGCCAGTTTTTCCGTGGCGCTTTTTATTAAGGTCACGGAACTGGCTGCGGTGTGAAACATCAAATGAAGGGTGTCTTTTTCATTCAGGATAGCCTCAATGGATATGTTGTTGTGCTCCGTTAATATAAAGGGGATGGTATCGCTGTACCCGGGGCTACAAAAAAGCTGCTGGACCGGAGACTGTTCTATTGCCCGGCTGTAGAGCCGTTCGCAATGGTGCCCGGGCAGGGCCTCGTGCCAATATACCCAGGCAATCTGTCGCTTGCCGAATGGTTGATCAAAAAAATTGTAGTATAGGGTATGGTCGCTGTAATAGGCAGGCACCTGGGACAACCGCTCTG
Coding sequences:
- a CDS encoding SusC/RagA family TonB-linked outer membrane protein, encoding MKYFTKACLLLAMLFASAAAMAQYTVSGEVKSESGEPLIGVSIIVKGSTTGTVTDFNGNFNINVKQDPAILEFSYTGFKSVEMPVSSSNNSVNVALEEDVANLDEVVVTGLATSIKRTNLANAVEQINARELTGVTPQQTMDGALYGKFKGADISANSGSPGGGISIKLRGITSLTANSQPLFIIDGVYVDNSAVKAGFDVVSKSQAGGSQNIQDDPSNRIADIPLDDIETIEILKGASAAAIYGSRAGAGVVIITTKRGKAGRTRVNLTQSVGFNTLLNPLGQRSFDAAKVEASFGADEVPVFQAAQSSGKIFDYEKELYGNTGAISNTNVSMSGGSDKTQFYGGFSYRDEEGIVLGTGYRKASARLNLDHELFNFFDIKLSSVYINSSADRGYFNNDNSGTTLGISYVSTPPWADLFADANGNFPNNPYAGGNFLQTASQVTNNESVDRFIVGGIGEARLLTTDNNALRLIIRGGTDYYTLGTKALFPRTLQFQKDGNGTDGAAIVGNTLNTNSNFAAFLVHSLFTDSGISFTTQAGVTAENFNQNTIRSTATFLVGSQTNLDQASSIVAEQNRVIQKDRGFFVQEEVNFEDKVIATVGLRGDKSSNNGDPNKLYYYPKASLALNLHEFGFWNSGNINQFKLRGAFGQSGNFPVFGAIYNSLEATIIDGRTGSLIATRRGNKELGPERQTEVEVGFDLGLLNSKLVLDATYYVKNIDDLVLDVNVPTSSGFLRQWTNVGSLGNQGVEIGLTANPYNSRTFSWLSRTAFWLNRAEVTTLTVPAYNIGAFGATLGTYRIEEGKSPTQLVGITDNPNAEGGLEVFGDATPDFQMSFMNAFSFGRLEFSFLIHWKAGGENVNLTSLLSDLSGTSPDYDEKNLDPNGQLSNGDYRQAQLGVTAQPWVEDASYMRVREIGLSYSIPRGLLGDIADLKIGLSGRNLINVFNYNSYDPEVSNFGSNAISSAVEVTPFPSAKTFYFNVSATF
- a CDS encoding gliding motility-associated C-terminal domain-containing protein, translated to MKKELITFVGLIVLTTASLRAQNCNETLNAGADAAVCQAGENVPLNASFSGGAPLSVSWAPADGLSSTNSLQTTATVNATTTYTLTVRSVTSQNLIFNGNFSAGDNGFDSDYIYGTGGSVGLLTQEGQYAIATNPRNTHNQFVNCGDHTGGNGNMMVVNGSGMPDSVWCQTVTVQPNTEYAFSAWVTSVVSQNPADLQFFINGFPLGTQYDAAPNTCNWQQFSQFWASGGATSARICIVNVNENPAGNDFALDDITFNPVCEYQDSVTLTLESPPPAPVVSCSSTTASVQITWPSIAEANGYDVNVLNGPAGVFVNDTTYLVQGLDPDTPVDFQVEALSGNSCENTRVVVSCSSDPCPELTVALDGPSAVCLGDEAVFTIGINTSSMGPFSVTVDPGQFPFTLNDLAPGATDFSFSPPQSFSLNLVSIVDNSAPNCVFSNLPPTLSIAVNLPANAGLGGQAEACAGAETLFQLQDILTGEDAGGTWTDISTAPAGNAFNPAAATADPAQLPPGNYTFQYTVDSPAGCPSSASEVEINVLPNPVADAGPAQALDCGATAVALGGTATSEGPEFQYAWEVIEGAALSDPSSATPEAMAPGRYALLVINQQTGCRASDTTAVDEQVTFPEPQLSAFTGDCFVQGQAVISVDSVSNGVGPFLFSLDGENYSASPQFFNLSEGNYTVYVIDGNQCDGSAEITIQGDSQLEVSLVARSNDGDPRISLGDSLLLEAVINRDSNGIDSISWFPAPLDCKNCLKPFVNPKSTTTYTVTVTDVNGCRASANFTVFVEQKFRYYIPNAFSPNEDGRNDVFFVNTGPEFQRILTLRILDRWGNMVYNQEDFPPNDPSFGWDGQFRGELAPAGVYAFVAELELVTGQVIVENGALTVVY
- a CDS encoding RagB/SusD family nutrient uptake outer membrane protein yields the protein MQFHIKKTILCGLALLSLGLFSCELSEIPDPNNPSLEIISEDATIGEIQNLVDGIESYMRDRHATYFDGVGMIGREYYRFSNSDPRFTSDLLGKGSAVLDNNTFYTTNTFASRYRVVKNANILITAIQNTSAAVTPEQVSSTLGYAKTIKAHELLMVLNQQYNNGVRVDVSDPDNLGPFLGYTESLNAIKALLDEAREDLNKGGADFLFLLNSGYADASVAGFLQFNRALAARVDAYRQDWSGVISDLEASFFDMNGDFDLGVYFVFSTAGGDQLNGMWYPPNATGELRVAHPSYLDDLRAGDTRASKVRARTETATLDDLSSDYDVNVYASNTSSIARIRNEELILLYAEARIQLDQPTEAIMALDVIRNAYNLGDYAGATSKDALLDELLYQRRYSLYGEGHRWIDMRRYNRLNDLPLDRAGDDVWEQFPRPMTENEG